The following proteins are encoded in a genomic region of Streptococcus gwangjuense:
- a CDS encoding MORN repeat-containing protein, which produces MENLENFYEKYRVYLTRPRLELLAVVAIVFCAVLVFFLNIPGKGVLKLDNGTIIYDGSLVRGKMNGQGTITFQNGDHYTGGFSNGAFNGKGTFQSKEGWTYEGDFVNGQAEGKGKLTTEQEVVYEGTFKQGVFQQK; this is translated from the coding sequence ATGGAAAATCTTGAGAATTTTTACGAGAAGTATCGTGTCTATCTGACTCGTCCACGTTTAGAGCTTTTAGCAGTAGTTGCCATTGTTTTTTGTGCTGTACTCGTCTTTTTTCTAAATATTCCCGGAAAAGGAGTTCTAAAGCTTGATAATGGAACGATTATTTACGACGGCAGTCTTGTCCGTGGTAAAATGAATGGGCAAGGTACCATTACCTTCCAAAACGGGGACCATTATACAGGTGGTTTCAGCAATGGAGCCTTCAATGGAAAAGGTACCTTTCAATCTAAAGAAGGCTGGACCTACGAAGGTGATTTTGTAAATGGTCAGGCTGAAGGAAAAGGGAAACTAACAACAGAACAAGAAGTCGTTTATGAAGGAACTTTTAAACAAGGCGTTTTTCAACAAAAATAG
- a CDS encoding low molecular weight protein-tyrosine-phosphatase, with the protein MKKLVFVCLGNICRSPMAEFVMKSMTDNYEIQSRATSSWEHGNPIHKGTQGIFQQYEIPYEKGKTSLQISKEDFEAFDYIIGMDASNVSDLRQMCPADCKDKIYSFASESVPDPWYTGDFEETYRRVQEGCRAWLECLEKESEDGKS; encoded by the coding sequence ATGAAAAAACTAGTCTTTGTCTGTTTGGGGAATATTTGTCGCAGCCCTATGGCCGAGTTTGTTATGAAATCAATGACAGATAATTATGAAATCCAAAGTCGAGCGACTTCCTCTTGGGAACATGGTAATCCGATTCATAAGGGAACTCAAGGGATTTTTCAACAGTATGAGATTCCTTATGAAAAAGGCAAGACATCGCTTCAGATTAGTAAGGAAGATTTTGAAGCCTTTGATTATATTATCGGTATGGATGCTTCAAATGTTTCTGACTTACGTCAGATGTGTCCAGCAGACTGTAAAGATAAGATTTACTCATTCGCATCTGAAAGTGTTCCAGATCCTTGGTATACAGGAGATTTTGAGGAAACCTATCGACGTGTTCAAGAGGGTTGCAGGGCTTGGTTAGAATGTTTAGAAAAGGAGAGTGAAGATGGAAAATCTTGA
- the yajC gene encoding preprotein translocase subunit YajC codes for MNPNYTFLIMLVAMFALMFFMQRSQKKQAQKRMESLNKLQKGYEVITIGGLYGTVDEVDTEKRTIVLDVDGVYLTFELAAIKTVLPLKETASLEGAIEK; via the coding sequence ATGAATCCAAATTATACATTTTTAATTATGCTTGTAGCGATGTTTGCCTTGATGTTCTTTATGCAACGCTCTCAAAAGAAACAAGCACAAAAACGTATGGAAAGCTTAAATAAACTGCAAAAAGGCTATGAAGTGATTACAATCGGTGGACTTTACGGAACAGTCGATGAAGTAGATACTGAGAAGAGAACGATTGTTCTTGATGTAGATGGAGTTTACTTGACTTTTGAACTAGCTGCTATCAAGACCGTATTACCGCTGAAAGAAACAGCTTCACTAGAAGGCGCAATTGAAAAATAA
- the tkt gene encoding transketolase, translating into MSNLSVNAIRFLGIDAINKANSGHPGVVMGAAPMAYSLFTKQLRINPAQPNWINRDRFILSAGHGSMLLYALLHLSGFEDVSMDEIKNFRQWGSKTPGHPEFGHTAGIDATTGPLGQGISTATGFAQAERFLAAKYNREGYNIFDHYTYVICGDGDLMEGVSSEAASYAGLQKLDKLVVLYDSNDINLDGETKDSFTESVRDRYNAYGWHTALVEDGTDLEAIHAAIETAKASGKPSLIEVKTVIGYGSPNKQGTNAVHGAPLGADETAATRQALGWDYEPFEIPEQVYADFKENVADRGASAYQAWAKLVADYKEAHPELAAEVEAIIDGRDPVEVTPADFPALENGFSQATRNSSQDALNVVAAKLPTFLGGSADLAHSNMTYIKTDGLQDDSNRLNRNIQFGVREFAMGTILNGMALHGGLRVYGGTFFVFSDYVKAAVRLSALQGLPVTYVFTHDSIAVGEDGPTHEPVEHLAGLRAMPNLNVFRPADARETQAAWYLAVTSEKTPTALVLTRQNLTVEEGTDFDKVAKGAYVVYENAADFDTILIATGSEVNLAVSAAKELASQGAKVRVVSMPSTDVFDKQDAAYKEEILPNAVRRRVAVEMGASQNWYKYVGLDGAVLGIDTFGASAPAPKVLAEYGFTVENLVKVVQNLK; encoded by the coding sequence ATGTCAAATCTATCTGTTAATGCAATTCGTTTCCTAGGTATTGACGCCATTAATAAAGCCAACTCAGGTCACCCAGGTGTGGTTATGGGAGCGGCTCCAATGGCTTACAGCCTCTTTACAAAACAACTTCGTATCAATCCAGCTCAACCAAACTGGATTAACCGCGACCGCTTTATTCTTTCAGCTGGTCATGGTTCAATGCTTCTTTATGCCCTTCTTCACCTTTCTGGTTTTGAAGATGTCAGCATGGATGAAATCAAGAACTTCCGTCAATGGGGTTCAAAAACACCAGGTCACCCAGAATTTGGCCATACAGCAGGGATTGATGCTACGACAGGTCCTCTAGGACAAGGAATCTCAACTGCCACTGGTTTTGCCCAAGCAGAGCGTTTCTTGGCAGCCAAATATAATCGTGAAGGCTACAATATCTTTGACCACTATACTTACGTTATCTGTGGAGACGGAGACTTGATGGAAGGTGTCTCAAGTGAGGCGGCTTCATACGCAGGTTTGCAAAAACTAGATAAGTTGGTTGTCCTTTATGATTCAAATGACATCAACTTGGATGGTGAGACAAAGGATTCCTTTACAGAAAGTGTTCGTGACCGTTACAATGCTTACGGTTGGCATACAGCCTTGGTTGAAGATGGAACAGACTTGGAAGCTATCCATGCTGCTATCGAAACAGCTAAAGCTTCAGGTAAACCATCTTTGATTGAAGTGAAGACTGTCATTGGATATGGTTCTCCAAACAAACAAGGAACTAATGCTGTACACGGTGCCCCTCTTGGAGCAGATGAAACTGCAGCAACTCGTCAGGCTCTTGGTTGGGACTATGAACCATTTGAAATTCCAGAACAAGTTTACGCTGATTTCAAAGAAAATGTTGCAGACCGTGGTGCATCAGCTTATCAAGCTTGGGCAAAATTAGTTGCTGATTATAAAGAAGCTCACCCAGAACTAGCTGCAGAAGTAGAGGCCATCATCGATGGACGTGATCCAGTTGAAGTGACTCCAGCAGACTTCCCAGCTTTAGAAAATGGTTTCTCTCAAGCAACTCGTAATTCAAGCCAAGATGCCTTGAATGTTGTGGCGGCTAAGTTACCAACCTTCCTAGGTGGATCAGCTGACCTTGCTCACTCAAACATGACTTATATCAAGACTGACGGACTTCAAGACGATTCCAACCGCTTGAACCGCAACATTCAGTTTGGTGTTCGTGAATTTGCCATGGGAACAATCTTGAACGGGATGGCCCTTCACGGTGGACTTCGAGTATACGGTGGAACTTTCTTCGTCTTCTCTGACTATGTGAAGGCGGCTGTCCGCTTGTCAGCTTTGCAAGGTCTTCCTGTGACTTATGTTTTTACCCACGATTCAATCGCGGTTGGGGAAGACGGTCCAACGCACGAACCAGTTGAGCATTTAGCAGGTCTTCGTGCTATGCCAAATCTAAATGTTTTCCGTCCAGCAGATGCGCGTGAAACGCAAGCAGCTTGGTACCTTGCAGTGACAAGTGAGAAAACACCAACTGCCCTTGTCTTGACCCGTCAAAACTTGACTGTCGAAGAGGGAACAGACTTCGACAAGGTTGCAAAAGGTGCCTATGTTGTCTATGAAAATGCAGCAGACTTTGATACCATCTTGATTGCGACAGGTTCAGAGGTCAATCTTGCTGTCTCAGCTGCTAAAGAATTGGCTAGTCAAGGTGCAAAAGTCCGCGTAGTCAGCATGCCATCTACAGATGTCTTTGATAAACAAGATGCAGCTTACAAGGAAGAAATCCTTCCAAATGCAGTTCGCCGTCGTGTTGCAGTCGAAATGGGTGCAAGTCAAAACTGGTACAAATATGTTGGACTAGATGGTGCTGTTCTTGGTATTGATACCTTCGGAGCCTCTGCCCCAGCACCAAAAGTATTGGCAGAATATGGCTTTACTGTAGAAAATCTAGTAAAAGTCGTTCAAAACTTGAAATAA
- the jag gene encoding RNA-binding cell elongation regulator Jag/EloR, protein MGVFTGSTVEEAIQKGLKELDIPRMKAHIKVISREKKGFLGLFGKKPAQVDIEAISETTVIKANQQAIKGVPKEINEQNEPVKTVSEATVDLGHVVEAIKKIEEEGQGVSDEVKAEILKNEKHASTILEETGHIEILNELQLEEAGFGEEVETPIVETQAERTESQELEDLGLKVEPSFDIEQVATEVTTYVQTIIDDMDVEATISNDYNRRSINLQIDTNEPGRIIGYHGKVLKALQLLAQNYLYNRYSRTFYITINVNDYVEHRAEVLQTYAQKLAARVLEEGRSHQTDPMSNSERKIIHRIISRMDGVTSYSEGDEPNRYVVVDTE, encoded by the coding sequence ATGGGAGTATTTACAGGTTCAACTGTTGAAGAAGCAATCCAGAAAGGATTGAAAGAATTAGATATTCCAAGAATGAAGGCTCATATCAAAGTCATTTCTCGCGAGAAAAAAGGATTTCTTGGTTTATTTGGTAAAAAACCAGCTCAAGTTGACATTGAAGCTATTAGTGAGACAACTGTCATTAAAGCAAATCAACAAGCTATTAAGGGTGTTCCTAAAGAAATCAATGAACAAAATGAACCGGTCAAAACGGTCAGTGAAGCAACCGTTGATTTGGGTCATGTTGTAGAAGCAATTAAAAAGATTGAAGAAGAAGGCCAAGGGGTTTCTGATGAAGTCAAGGCTGAAATCTTGAAAAATGAAAAACATGCTAGCACCATCTTAGAAGAAACTGGGCACATTGAGATTTTAAATGAATTACAGCTTGAAGAAGCTGGTTTCGGAGAAGAAGTAGAAACTCCTATTGTCGAGACTCAAGCTGAACGAACTGAAAGTCAAGAATTAGAAGATTTGGGCTTAAAGGTGGAACCGAGCTTTGATATTGAACAAGTAGCTACGGAAGTAACGACTTATGTTCAAACTATTATTGATGATATGGACGTTGAGGCGACGATTTCGAATGATTATAATCGTCGTAGCATCAATCTGCAAATTGATACCAACGAACCAGGTCGTATTATCGGTTACCATGGCAAAGTTTTAAAGGCCTTGCAACTATTGGCTCAAAATTATCTTTATAACCGCTATTCAAGAACCTTCTATATCACAATCAATGTTAATGATTATGTTGAACACCGTGCAGAAGTCTTGCAGACCTATGCGCAAAAATTGGCGGCTCGTGTTTTAGAAGAAGGCCGTAGTCATCAGACAGATCCCATGTCAAATAGTGAACGCAAGATTATCCATCGTATTATTTCACGCATGGATGGCGTGACTAGTTACTCTGAGGGTGATGAGCCAAATCGCTATGTCGTTGTAGATACAGAATAA